The bacterium DNA segment AAAGGGCGCTGCCCCGGGCGTGAGCGTGCTGGCGGCATAGCGCGCGTCGCCCTCCGGCAGATAAAATGTGCGGTCGAGCAGCGGCCGCACGAACGGCAGCGGGTCAGCCGCGCCCAGCGAGCGCGCTGCCTGCTGCAGCCGATCGGCCACCACTGTTGACAGGGGTTTGTTCTTCATGACTCATCTCCTCTAACGGCCGTAGGAGGCACGGTGGCCATTGGTCACTCCCGCTTGCACGCCCACCGCGCTGAGCACGTCGCGCGCGATGGAGGGAATCTGGATTGGTCGCGAAGTGATCACCGGCGCCTCATAAGGCTGCGAGTATTGCTCCACTTCCTGATCAGGAACGCCGTTGACCGCCAGCCACTGCTCGCAGGCATTGAACAGATCGTAGTCCGTGGGATCGACCGTGGGCTTCACATTGACCGGCCGCGGGATGGGATTGAGAATCTGCCGGCGGTCGATGACATCCACCAGCGAAGCGCCGGCCAAAAGATTGGCGCGGTTGGCGAGCCAGCGAATGATGATAGCGCCGGAATTGGCCATGGTGCGGTAGCGGATGCTGTTCTTGGCCCCACCCAATTCCATCGCCGCCACTTGATCGACCACCTGCCACATGTCGCGCGCGCCATAGGCGTTCTTGACCTCTTCATCGGAAAGCAGGTCGATGATCTCGCGAATCTGCTGCTGAAGCTCGGTCGCCGCAAAGTAAGCGATACCGTAGCCGTGCAGCGAGAGATTGGCGGCAATATCGCGTCCGGCCTTGCGCACTTGCTCCTGACTCACCGCTGCCGGCACCCGCGCGCGCAGCAAATCATCCACCTGAATTTGACGCACGTAGGACGACACCGAGGAGATAAAACGCAACCACAAGCTGTCGAACTCGCGATTGGGGGTGGTGGCGGTGTCATCGCCGCCGGGGAATCCGAACACGCGCGCGTAGAGATTGCGGCGCTCGGCTTCGGTGAAGCGATCGATGCTGCGTTTCCAGTAATGATAGAGAAAATCACCGGCCTTCCCCTTGCCCAGCGGCAGCATGCCGATATGAAACAGCTCCACCAGCTTCTCCACAACTTGAAAGAGTTTGAGCTCCTCCAGGGAGGAGGCAAAATAGAGTGCCTGCACGGCATGGAGGTTGTCTGCCACGATCTCCACGTCGGACTGCTCTTCGAGATCGGGCAGATCGATGCTGATGGCCGAGGAAGGTGCGCCATCGGTGGCGCCGTCCACACGCGCCAGCGCGGTACGCGTGCGCAGGGCCAGCAGATCATCGTCCGCGGCCACGCCTTCGGCCCGCAGGGCGCGCACCACCGCCACCCACTGGTCGGCGCGGATCTTTCTGGCGGTGGCTTCCAGCAGCATGATGGCCAGCACGTTCCTGAAGAGAGCAGCGCTAGCGGTATACTCACCCAACGCCACCGAAATCCTGGGGGTGAAGCGCTTGAGTTGCGGATTGGTGAGGTTGTCGAGCTCCAGAATGCCGAAGACCGCAGCCAGACTCTTTTCATTCTCCGTGAGATCGGGTGCCGGCGCGTTGCCCTGCTGGCTGGGCAGTTTGCCCTGATCATGGTCGCCTACACGGGGCGGGTTAAGGCTGCCTATGGTGTTGCGCACCGACTGGAAAAGCGGATCCACCACTCCTTGCGCAAGCAGACCTTTGATGTGATTCAACTCGGCCTGCAGCGCTGGCGGCAACTGGCCGAGCTGCCGTTCGAGCTGCTCCAATTCGAATCTGCGATTCTGCAAACGCTGCCGTTCATCATCATCGCGCTTTTTCATGTCGAGGAGAATGATCGGCTCACCGCCTACCCGTGCGGGTCTGCGAGTGTTCGGTTGCTCCCCTCCAGGATCGGCTGAGCGTGAGCTCGGGATCTTCAGATCGTCCGCACCTTGGGCTTTTTCCGTAGACATGTCGAATGTCCTCCGTTTGGGTTGATGAAATGTGTTTTCAGGTGAGGGTATTTTGTCCAATAGTTTGGCAAGCGAGAGTCTGATGTTCTCATGCGGCCTTTAGGCATGGCCGCCGCCGGCGGTGGTGCCGTCGATTTCACGATCGAGCGCACGCAGGGCTGCCAGAGCATCAAGCACGCCGACACCACAGCCTTCGCCACGGCCGAGTTTCCAGGCGCGTGCGGATTCAGCGAGAATGCGGCTGATGGTCTCGGCTGCCACCGGATGGGAGCGCCGGCGTGAACGGCTCACCAACAACGCTGCCGTGGCAGAAACAAAGGGCGCGGCGAAGCTGGTGCCCGTGACCAGTTGGTAGTCACGCAAGCCAGCAGAGACCACGCGATCGCCCGGTGCACACAGATTGACATGACTGCCGGTGGTGTTGAAGGAAGAGGGATTGCCCTCGCCATCCACCGAAGCCACGGCGATGACTTCGTTGTAGGCGGCGGGGACGTATTCTTCACTCACACCGGAGTTGCCGCTCGCCGCCACCATCAGGCAGCCGCGCGCCTTGCCGTAACGCACCACGTCTTCATGCGGCAGGGGGTCATCTTCGTCCAGATCGGCGACGCGCGTGCCAAAGCTCATATTGATCACGTGGGCGCCGAGATCAATGGCGGTTTTGACGCCCATGTCGATGTCCGCGATCGCGCCGATGCCAATGGCCTCGCTCTTGCCGGTAAGCTGGGCGGCGCCCAGCACGCGCAGCGGCAGCAGGCCGCTCGCACCGGCCAAGCCAGGCGGAATGCGGCTGCCCGCCGCACCCATGATGGCCGCGCATGAAGTGCCGTGGCCCACTTCATCTTCAGGATCGGTATCAACCTCACTGCGATCACCGCGCAGCAACAAACCGGTGGCGAGATCATGTGTGCCCAGTTGCACGGTGTCCAGTCCCGGCCGCAGGCGGTTCGCCAACTCGGGGTGCGTCTGTGCCACGCCGGTATCCACCACTGCGATGATGACCGCAGAATCGCCCGGCTCGTACGCCAAGGCTTCCGGCGCATTGACTTGAAGGCGCGGCAACCAAGCCTGCTCGAGATCGAACTCTGCCGGAGCCGGCTGAATGAAGGGGGTGGCGCAGACGTAGTAGGGCGACACTTGCTCCACGTAGGAGAGTTGGCGCAGAGCATCCACCAGGTGGTGAATGCAGCAACCCGGCAGCGTATCGATGCGGAAAGTGCGCGCCAGACCGAGTGCGTGCTCCACATCATCGAAGCCACGATGGCGTGCGCCCGGCAAGCCGAGAGACCTCGCAGCATTATGAAGCCGCGCCACCCGCACCGCGCCGCCGTGTTTGCGCAAGATGCGGTCGATGGCGCCGCCATCGATCTTGCTGAGGGGATCCGCCGCACCACTGCGTACGTCGAGCGCGGAAGGTATCCCCTCCGGGGCCTCACCAAGGGCGAGCTTCAAAGTCAGCCGGCCGGGCACACTGTAGAGGCGGTTGTGCCGTGACCACGGCATGATCAAGGATTTTGCGTTGGGATTCATCATGATCGTTCAACGATCTTCCTCAGGTTTTGCCAGTCCCATTGTTTCCGTTGAAGGCATAGGGATCATCGTTGCTCACAAGTTCCAAGTCGGTTTGCGCGATGCGACCCGGTGCCGTTTCCACAGCCAGCGCGCCGCTCAGCGGTTGCGCGGGCAACTCCACCACGAGTTCCTTCTCCGCGGCTTGTAGCAGCCGCAGAGGCTTGTCCCCGATGGTGATCTTGGGCTGCACCTTTCCGACAAGGTTGTTGCCGCGGATGCGCAGCACCGGTGCGGGCGCATGGCCGACTTGACCCGGCATTTCCAGTTGCTGCCTGATGACTTGGGTGATGAGCGGTTGCGAAGAGCGCTCGAGCGCCTGGCGCAGACGATTCACCGGCAGCCGTGTGACTTGCTGGAGGGTGTTTTGCACCATGTCCTCGCGCGTGCTGCGTTGCAGCGTGCGCAGTTGTTCCACACTGTGGATGCCGGCCCACTCCAGGCGCCGGCGCAGTTCTTCCCGTTCTTCCTCTTTGGCATCCTCACCGAAGACTTTGTCGAGCGAATCATCTTCCGTTTCAGCAATTGGCTCAACCGAATTCTCTTCGATCATCGGCCGAGTGACGGTGGTCAATGCCAGGTGGATGGTACTGGCCTGCGTCTCATTTGGCTCTGCCGGCCGCAGATGAACAGCGCTGTTCCGCACCTCGACATGCGTGCGCAGATCAATGGAGAGATCCTTCACCGCAAAGGTCAAAGGCAGGTTACGATTCTTGGCCTTGAGCGCCATGGCGGTCTGGGCGCGATCGAGCTGGCTGGTCAGCGCCTGAATGAAGTCCTCGATGGGGATGCCATTCGAACTGCTCACGGTTCCGGCTCTTCGTTTATGCGAAAGCGCAAACGCCCGCGCTGCTCCTCAAAACCTGATTGCCAGCGCCACAGCGGCACGTCCGCTAACAATTGCCACTCTCCCTGCACGCGCCGCAAGCGCACCTCAATGGGAATATCCAGACCTAGCGAGCGCACGCGCACCAGGTCTTGCGGCTCATCATCAAATCCCATGGCAGCGGCGAGATCAATCAGCGTTTCTGCCAGTGGCCGGCGCCCAGTACACTGCAGCCCCTCACTGTTTTTTTCGCAATCCACTGGCTCCTCCTTTTCTCACTCAAGCAGAGCCTTCAGTCGGTGCTGTTGTCGGTGCGTTGATTTGGCCCTGTACTGGTTGCTGGGCGGTGTCCTCGGAAACAGGCGCCTGCCGGTTTGCGGTCGTGCCATTGCTGCCTGGCTTCGGCAGTTGGCGGGCATTGCGTTGCAACAACGCCATTTGAGCTTGATCCACAAACCGCTCCAGCGGCAGCGTTTCGCTGACAAAATTGATTTCGACATTCCCGAAGAGCTCAGCCTTGAGGTCGGTATCGGTTTGCGCATTGACGCCCACGGTGGAGATCATGGTGGCGTGCTGGGCATAATTGGCGCTGCCCCGCCGTCCCCAAGCCGAGTTGGTGGCGGGATCCTGCGACACGGCGTAGTCCACCTGCGCACGGTCACTCGCCGCCGCGCGAAAACGCACGCGTGCCGAGATCGAGCCATCCTTGACGTTGATGCGGTTCATGCCCATCAACACCATGGTAGCCAGCATCTGCATGCGGCTCTCGCCGATGCGGCGCCGGGCCTCGGGCACCAGCCGCTCTTCCAGCAACGCATTGGAAAATTCCTCGCCTGCCAAACCGAACTCACTCAGCCATTCCGGTGGCTCGCGAAATTCATCGCCGGAGTTGGATCTGACCTGCAAGCGAGGCTCCGGCCCGTTAAGATTCAACTGAACGTCGCGCGCATAGCGCTGCGCCAGCCAGTCGCGGGCTTGATTCGCGGAGACATTGTCGCGCGTGAAGTCATCGACATTCTTGGCGACGGCACTCACCAGGTCCGCAAACGCCTCCATTTGGCGGATGGAGGCGTCCACAATCGCGTCAAAAGTGCCGTGCACCAAACCCGCCACGAAAGCGGGAAAATCGATTTCGTCAATGAGTGCACCGGCGCGTTCGGCGAGCGTCTCGGTGGCGGCCCGGCGCGGTGCGGGCGCATTGCCTTCCGTCGTTGCAGGTTCTTGCGCTGGCATCTGCTGTTCACCGCCGCGCTGAAAGTGGGAGCGCCGCCGGGTGAAATCCTCCGGAGTCTCGAGTGCAAAAGCGTAGGGGTCGCTGGCCGCAGGTACTGCTCCCGAGGTCTGAGTGAAGGTCCGGCGTATCTTTTCCAAATCGAGCAACAGCGATCGCTGCGTGGCAGCATCCAACTGCCTGAAAGCAGCGGACTGTTGAAGTTTGGAGGCGGCCTGTTCCGCCAGATCGCGCGCAGCCCGGATTTCAGGAGAATGGTCTTTCAAGTTCCCGGCTCTGAGTTAATTGGTTGGTTGTCGATGACATGCACTCGAATTCGGTCACCGACTACAGGCGAAAGACGATATCCTGCAGCCGGCTCGAGTCCCGCAGTCGCAGCAATCGTTGCTTTGCCACCCCCGTGGCAGCCTGCACGATCCGGCAAACCATCTCGTGCGGCGAAGGCAGCGGCAGCACGCCCCGCTCACGCAGGGCAGCCACGAGCGCGGCGTGGGTCTGCGGGTTGAACACGCCCTCAGGAGAACTTACTCCGGCAGCTCGCTGAAATCCGGAAACGCTGTCATAACCCAGCGTCCGCAGCGCATGCTGGCGTTGTGCCGCCGTGCGCAGCGGCCCGGCGGCCTGCACCA contains these protein-coding regions:
- a CDS encoding S8 family serine peptidase, producing the protein MMNPNAKSLIMPWSRHNRLYSVPGRLTLKLALGEAPEGIPSALDVRSGAADPLSKIDGGAIDRILRKHGGAVRVARLHNAARSLGLPGARHRGFDDVEHALGLARTFRIDTLPGCCIHHLVDALRQLSYVEQVSPYYVCATPFIQPAPAEFDLEQAWLPRLQVNAPEALAYEPGDSAVIIAVVDTGVAQTHPELANRLRPGLDTVQLGTHDLATGLLLRGDRSEVDTDPEDEVGHGTSCAAIMGAAGSRIPPGLAGASGLLPLRVLGAAQLTGKSEAIGIGAIADIDMGVKTAIDLGAHVINMSFGTRVADLDEDDPLPHEDVVRYGKARGCLMVAASGNSGVSEEYVPAAYNEVIAVASVDGEGNPSSFNTTGSHVNLCAPGDRVVSAGLRDYQLVTGTSFAAPFVSATAALLVSRSRRRSHPVAAETISRILAESARAWKLGRGEGCGVGVLDALAALRALDREIDGTTAGGGHA